The sequence below is a genomic window from Cyanobacterium stanieri LEGE 03274.
GGGGGGTAAATCGGGTTCGGGGAAATAACGGTAATCGCTAGAGCCTTCTTTTATTCTCATGCTGATGGTGCGCTGAGCGCCTTCTTCCCATAGTCGGGTTTCTTGGAGGATAGGTTCACCATTTTCTACCGCTTCGATTTGTCTTTCAATTTCGTATTCGATCGCCTTTTGAATGGCACTAAAGGAGTTCATGTTTTTGATTTCTACCTTGACACCAAATTCTTTTTGCCCCTCTGGACGCACGGAAATGTTAACATCACAACGTAATGAACCTTCTTGCATATTACCGTCCCCAATGCCCAAATAACGGACGATACGGCGCAATTCTTGCACATATTCAGAGGCTTCTTGCCCTGTGCGTAAATCAGGTTCGGAAACGATTTCGAGCAGGGGAACACCCGTACGATTAAAGTCCACTAGAGAATGGGTTGAGCCTGAAAGGCGATCGCTCCCTGCGTGTACCAATTTTCCTGCATCCTCTTCCATGTGTAGGCGAGTGATACCGATGGTTTTGCGGGTGGCTTCCTTGGTTTTAGGATCTACTAATTCAATTTCTAATCTACCATGTTCGACGATGGGAAGGTCAAACTGAGAAATTTGGTAGTTTTTGGGTAAATCGGGATAAAAATATTGTTTACGATCAAATTTACTATAACGGGCAATTTGTCCTTGTAAGGCTAAACCCATCTTGATAGCCGAGTTTAACACTTCTTGGTTTAACACAGGTAAAACCCCAGGATGCCCAAGACATACGGGGCAAACATTGGTATTGGGTGGGCTGTCAAATTCCGTCGAACAACTACAAAAAATTTTGCTCTTGGTATTGAGTTGACAATGGGTTTCTAAACCGATAATTGCTTCATATTTCGTTTTAGTAGCTGTTGCAATCATATATATATTTAATAACTAATAATTCTCTCTTGATTGCTTTATTTTATCCTTTTTGGGGCGATGAACAATGGACAATTGACAATTAGCAATGGACAATAAATAACTATTCTTCCTTACCTTTTGCCGATTCCCTAATTTATATTGCGGGAAAAGAAGAACGATGAGAAAATATAAACCGTGACAATTCCTAGAAAAGTTTAATAATGTCAGATTTAAAAACCCAACTCAAAGAACAAATTGCCGAGATTGATTGGAAAGATTTAATTCCCCATGCCCAAAGAGATGCCATTATTTTAGTTGATGATAACTTAGATCTTATTGAGGTGGGCAGTGCGATCGCCCTTAATGACACCAAAACCGTAGAAAACTGGATTAGCGAACAATTGATCCAAAAACCCAACGCCGAACAACTTAGCCACTGGAATAGTCAACCCACCACCCAATTTACCACCATTATTGTTCAACCCTTCGTTTTAATCAAAAGTTGTCATTAATAAGGGAATAGGGATTGGGTAATGATGATACTATATGGAATAGTAAGTCATTTTTATAAAGTTTAATTGTCCATTGTCCATTGTCCATTGTTAATTGTCCATTAATCTCCCCTTGTTTCAAACCACCAGAAGACGTTTAGCCCTTTATTACACCATTGTCACCGCCGTATTATTAATAATCTTTGCCATGGGTATTTATGGCTATGTTTATAAAACCCTCATTGATAGGATTGATGATACCCTCAAACACGTGGTGGAAATCGTTGAACCTTCCCTCGTTATTGATAATGTCAGTTTAGAGGAAGGTAAATATAAATTAAATGTCAATGCCAGTTTTCGTCAACATCCCGACACCACCAACAAGGTAGAAGATGATCACATTGATTTAGAATGGTTTAGTCCTAATGGCGAATTATTGTGGCAAACTTTAGAAGAGCCTTTACCCATTCCCCTTTCCTTCCATTCTGGGGGAAAAACCATCCGTATCTCCTCTGATTATCTCCTGCGCCAAATCACCAAAAGAATTGAAGTAGGGCGCTATGTATTGGGTTATTTGCGGGTAAGTCATCCCCTTTTTGATGTCATCAAACCCATTCGTCAATTAATTACCGATTTAATTATTGGTGTATTATTAATGATTACCTCCGTAGGGGCGATCGGTTGGTTTTTGTCTGGCATTGCCATTCAACCCGTGAAGGAATCCTATCAAAGTTTAAAACAGTTTACCGCCGATGCTTCCCATGAGTTGAGAAATCCTATCGCCACCATTAAAACTAACATTCAAACTCTCCTAGCTTATCCTGAAATTGAACCCGAACAGAATAAAAAACAGTTGGAAATCGTTGAACGTTTAACTCAAAGGTTATCTAACTTAGTCAATGATTTATTATTTTTAGCCCGTAGTGATAGCGGTATTATTAACCCTAGTTTTCAAGCTATTCCCCTCGATTCTTTATTATTAGAAGTGGTGGAAGAACAAATAATTATTGCCCAAAGTAAATCGATTAATTTATCATTAGAAATAATAGATGATAATTTAGAAATAAATTTTAAAGAAGTAAGTAGTGAAGATGAACTGTTCAGTATTGAAGGGGATTGGGGACAATTATCGAGATTATTTACTAACTTAATTAGTAATGCAATTATCCATAGTTTTTCAGATATTAATAAAAAAGATAAAATAATTCAAGTAATCTTAAAATATCTTAAAAAAAACAATAAATATTATTATCAAATTCAAATAAAAGATAATGGAATCGGCATAGAAAAAGAAAATATTCCCCATCTTTTTGATCGTTTTTACAGGGCTGATTCTGCCCGTAGTTATCGGGATAACAATAATAGTAATACGGGGTTAGGACTTGCGATCGCCCTTGCCATTGTCGAAAACCATCAAGGTAACATCAAAGTAGAAAGTAACCTCAATGAAGGAACAACATTTATGGTAAATTTACCCAAAAAATAGGGACGTAGTATTTTACGCCCCAAAGAATATTAACCCATTATTTTAGGAACTCGGAAAAAATCATCATCCCGAGAAGGTGCATTATCTAATAAACTTTCCCTATCTTCGTAGGTAGTTTGGGCATCAGAGCGCATAATATTACTAACATCGATCGCCCTTGTAGTGGGTTCAACTTCATCCGTATCTAATTCACTTAGTTGATCAAAATATTCGAGGATAGCATTCAACTGATTACCAAACTCTTGCTCCTCTTGTTCACTAATTTCCAAACGGGCTAAATTAGCCACCTTTTTAACTTCTTCTTGACTAATACTCATAAAAAATAACTAATAAAAAACAATAAAAATCCTCCCTAATCATAACAAGGAACAGGAATTAACAATTAAAAACACTGAAATGTATTAGTAGCTTTAACCATTGCCCATTGCCTATTCCCCATTCCCCACCTAAACTAATCACTATAAGATTAGACCAAATTAGAAAAATACATCCATTTCAGATCTACCAGTGGTTTTCAACCAGTTTTGGGCCTCAAGGTAACTATTAGGAGAAAGTCTAATGGCTTGTTTCCAATACTCAGCAGCCTTATCGAACAAATTTTCTGCCTCATCTTCCTTTCCCTCTTGCTTACACTTATCCCCTTGATAGTGGTATAACACCGCAATATTATTGAGGGCAGAAGGTTTACGGGGGTTAAGTTCCAAACATTGATGATAATACCCTAGGGCTTCCTCTAGTTTACCGTTACTAGCATGGATTAAACCCATATTATAGAGGATTTCGCTGCGATCGCTCGGATTATCCTCTAATCTGAGGGCTTCTTCATAGTTTTCAAGGGCTTCGGCATATTCCCCATCGGCTTGGGCAGACATACCATCACGATAATATACAAACGCTTCCTTTGCCTTAGGGTTAATCGGTAAAACCTTTAAAATAATATCCGCCATAACGGTAAAAGTCTTATCGATAAAATTATCATTTTTCTGAGATCTAGCCATATATTTAATTTATTAAAAATAAAAGATTTTCCTTGATCCTAATACAACAATTAATTATCTTGTGTTTAATTTTATTGCACAATTCCCTTACAAAATTAAGGCATTGGGTTTAAGGCCTAAACTAACAAATAGTAAATCAGGTGTTGCTTATTTTGTTTGGGTATGCAACATCATTAAAATACAGCAAATATATAATACTAGAACTATTACTACTATTGCCCATTGCCTATTCCCTATTGCCTTAATTATCAATTCTCCATTATCAACTATCAATTATGTATCCCAGTTTGCCCAATCTTGGGGCTTGAGGAAAACATCATATAACTCCGCTTCAGGGGTATTCGCTTCGGGGGTATAACCATATTCCCAGCGCACCAAGGGAGGTAAAGACATCAAAATTGACTCCGTGCGCCCGTTGGTTTGTAAACCAAAAATAGTTCCCCTGTCATATACCAAATTAAACTCTACATATCTTCCACGGCGGTATAATTGGAAGTTTCTCTGGCGATCGCCATATTCCGTATTACGACGTTTTTCAGCAATAGGCACATAAGCAGGTAAAAAAGTTTTTCCGCAATCTTGCACAAAAGCAAAAATTTCCTCCCAACTGCGTTGTTTTTGAGGAGGTAACTGATTACTATATTGCGCCGCCGCCTTATCAGGGTGAGGGCCACGATAAATAGGATCATTTCCATCTTGATAATCAAAGAAAAGTCCACCCACCCCACGGGTTTCGTCACGGTGTTTTAAATAAAAATACTCATCACACCAACGTTTAAACACATTATAATACTCGGGATGATGCTTATCACAGGTATTTTTAAAAGTAGTGTGAAAATGCTTCGCATCCTCGGCAAAAGGATAATAAGGAGTTAAATCAGCACCACCCCCAAACCACCATACTGGCCCTGCTTCAAAATAACGATAATTGAGGTGTACTGTGGGAATATAGGGGTTTTTCGGGTGTAACACCATAGAAGTACCCGTAGCATAAAAACTATGACCTTCGGCCTCGGGGCGCTGTTTTAAAATGCTAGGGGGAAGATGATTACCCCATACCTCGGAAAAATTAACCCCACCTTGTTCAAAAACATCACCATCAACCATAACACGAGATCTACCGCCTCCCCCTTCCTCTCTTTGCCAACTATCTTCCTGAAACTTACCTTTACCGTCAAGGGCTTCTAAGCCCTCGCAAATCTCATCTTGGATAGACTGCATAAATTGACTTACCCTAGTTTTTGCATCTTCAGGAGGAAAAGAAGTAGAATTGATGGGGTTAGTATTTTCTTTAGTCGCTGTATCCATAAATAAAAACTTTTATTAAAATTACTAAAAATAACTTACAATCTATCAATCTAAACTGTAAGGGGTCTCTAAACTAGAAAATTTTGCACATCTTAATATTATGCAATAAAACCTTCAGCGATAATTAGGCAAGACTAACTTTCAATATTGTCTTAGGGAAAAAGTGAATAAATTATCGGTCAATTATCAATTATTATCATGACTTTTAACTTTTCTTTTAAACTACTATTAGCTGATGGTGAAAAACTGTTATGTCAATGCTCTCTTTACAAAACTTATCGAGTGACAACCACTATTCCCGTTGATGTAGTTTGGCATCGTTTAATCAATTTAGCGGATATGTCTTGGCATCCTCTATTTGTGAAAACAAAGTTACCAAAAGGATTGATACCCAAACCAGGATTAATTTTTGGGGTTGTTACCCGTCTTACCCCTATTCCGATTCGGGTGTTTGTGGAAAATGTTCGCCCTAAGGAGTTTTTGAGCATTCGTTTATTGGCGATTCCTGGTATTGAACAACGAATTACCTATCAAATGGAATCTACTTTGAAGGGTAGTTATATCGCTTATTCTATCACCCTTAAGGGTTGGTTATCTCCTGTGGTTTGGTGGTTTATGAAGCCTTATTCGGCTAAGGTTGCTTCTGAGTTGGTGAATGCGGCGGCGAAATCTTTACCTTAATTAAATTTTTTAATCACATTTTGTAATGATTTCTGATAGTTTTTCTATATCAATAGGTTTACTCAAAAAGTTATTAAAACCAAGGGATAAATATTTATCTTTTTCTTCTTCCCTAGAAGGGTCAAGAGCAATTATATAATGTTTATTATGATATAGTTTTCTCAGTTGTTTAACTGTTTCAATACCGTCTAGTATGGGCATTTTTATATCTAGGAAAATTACATCATATTTTTTATTTTTTACTTTTTCTAAGATTTGAGATCCATTAGTGACTATTTCTGCTTTATATCCTAATTTTTTTAGGGAATAAATTATGATTTTTTGATTGATGGGGTTATCTTCTGCTATCAATATTTTTAAGGATGATGACTTATTAATAATATCACCTGATTTTTCTTCATTAGCTAATTTTATTATGGGGGATAATTCTAAGGTAAAATAAACCGAATAGATTGATCTTGAAGAAGATGGATTCCATTTACTAGGTGGATTTCCTTCTATTTTACCCTTATTTTCTATCCAGATTTTACCTCCCATGGTTTTAATTATTTTCTTGGCAATAAATAGTTCTAATTCTTGATTATCTGATTGGTTTGTGAAAATTTCTTCGGTGCGCTCTCGCAGTGGCACGGTGCGATCGCCCTTTACTATTTCCTTATTAATTTGTGTTATATTATTAGAAAAACTATTTATATTGAGATTATTTTTAACCACATCATTCGTGATTTTAAATAATAAATATAATTTATTTTTAGGTAAATTATTTTCAGCCAAATCATTTGCTTTTTGTACATCAATAAAAATAGAATTAGATTCATTACAAAAACCATTACTTAATATATTTAGAAATATTTGACGAATTCTAGCACCATCTCCCATAAAAAAGGGTAAATCTTTTGGCACAGAAAAATAAATCTTATTCTCTAGTGTCTTATCCTGTTTGCCCAATAATAAATTAACTGAATTAATAACATCATCAATCTGCAATTCTTCCTCTTGTAAACTTAAATTACCTAAATCGATAGAAGATACATTAAAAACATCATTGATGGCTTTTAACAAAGTTGCACTTGTTTTTTGAATTATTTTCAAACACTTTTCTTGTAGAGGATTTAACTTAGTATTAGCTAAAATATCAATCATTCCCATTAAATCATTAATAGGTTTAATAAAGTCACTACTAACCTTGGCAAAAAATTGATTATTTTGTTTTGTTAAAGTTTCCGCTTCTTCCTTAGCCTTTGCTAAAGTTAATTGTTTTTTCAAAAGGGTATTATATTCCGTTAAAATCTTCTCCTTTGCCTCACTTTGTAAATCTTTTTGACGATTTAATTCTTCTAATAATTTATTTTTATTTGATAAATCCTGATTTAACTTGATTAATTGCTGTTTATGATAACCATTTTCCCTTAAAACTGCCCCTAAAAGTAAAGTTGTCATCGCAATACAGGCAATAAAAGATTGTAATATCAGTAAAGAATCCCTTGCCGACTCCATAGCAAAAGAAGTAGTTTGTGCAATGGTTGCCAACATTAAATTAATGGTAATCACTAAGACAATTAAACTTGCCCCTAATTCTTGAAACTTAAATACTACCCACACCACCAAAGGAATATATAAAAACTGTATATCATAGGAAGTATTGATAATAGCGTGATGAATAACAAATACTAAAACACTAACAATAAATGTATTTAACCATTGTTTTTTTATGGATTTTATAAAAACATTAATTTGTTTTTGCCATGCCACTATTAAAGGGGTAAAAATTAAAATTCCAAAACTATCACTTAACCACCAAGTAAGGGCAATTTCTAAGAATAAATCCCAAGTTGCCCTACCAAATCCACACACCACACAAGCGCAAATTATTGCTACAGGTAAATGACTAATAAAACAACCAAAAAGAATAAATTGAGCGGTGTTTTTTACATTATGGAGAAAATAGCGATTATCAGATTGAGGAAAAATATTTTGATTTTCAGACTCACTACAAAGACTCGCTAATATTTTGCCCAATGATGTTACCACGGTGATACATATCACCAAGATAAAACTACTCCAATTTTGCCACCCTTGAAAAATACTAATTTGAGTCATTAATATTCCTGCAAATACCCCCAACCAAGTGGAATAACCCCACAGAAAGACTAATCCTACTGCAATGCCCCCCGGTATCCAAATGGGGGTTGAACCTGTGTTGGGATACGTGGTAAAACTAATGGATATGAGGGATGTAAGAAAATAGCTAATGGCTACAATTATTTGCTTCCACCAAGGCACATGAAAAGGATTAAAGTCGTATTTTCTAATGGGAGAGAATAATAATTTCATGGTGAATAGTGACAAGGGGAAAAGCGATGATGGTTGTTGCTTTTAATTATAATTATGGTTTATTTTAGATTCTGTTATCAACCCTAATTGGGTTAAAATGTTATTTATACTTTTATTTATTAAAGATTTTATTGCTCTTAAAATGAGCATTTTTTCGATTTTATATGGTTAAACAATTATGGCTGAATATGAAGGGTTTTTTGTCAGCAAAGAGTTTATTAGTTTATGTGAATCTCAGCTGATTTTATTGGCTCAAAATTTAGCGGTGCAAGAAAGTGCTATTTATTTAACGGAAAAAGTAAAAAGTGATGAACCAAGGTTGATTCCTGTTATAGTTTATCCTTTTTCGAGGGATGAGGATAGTAACGATTTATTATTACTACCTGAGTCGGAGGATGGGGCAGATTTTGAGTTTAATTTAATGGAGGAAAGTGATAGTGATTTAAATAATATTATTAATTATATTCCTGATTCTGCTTCCCCTTATCAGTTACTTTTACCCTTAATACATGATGATTCTATGGTAGGTTTATTAGCTACTAATCGGGGTACAAAACCTTGGGGTAAAAGGGAGGTTTTACAAGTAAAAGAAGTTGCTCAAACCATTATTTTTGCGAGGCTTTTGGATCAAAAACAACAGATTTCTGAGCAACAATTAAAGGCTTATCAGCAATTGCAAAATTTACAAAATGATCATCTTGATGATTTTTTTCATCAATTACGTAATCCTTTAACCGCTATTCGTACTTTTGGTAAATTGTTAATTAAACGATTAGTGGGAAATGATCGTAATTATACCATAGCACAAAGTATTGTTCGTGAGGGCGATCGCCTCTTAGACCTCATTGAAGATTTTAGTGAAGATTGGAAAGTAGTAAATAATAGCCCCCATCCTAGTCTAAAAGAAGGACAATCAACCAGCTTCTTCCTAACAGAAAATATCCAAAAATTAGAAAAAATAGACTTAAAACAACTAATTCAACCCCTCATCACAGGCATAGACTCCATCGCCCAAGATAGAAATATTACTTTCATGATAGACATTGACGATAATTTACCCGCCGTTTCCAGTAATCCAAAAGCCTTAACAGAAATATTAAATAACTTATTAGATAATGCAGTAAAATATACCCCAGAAGGTGGTAAAATTTGCTTAGAAATTGTTAAACAAAAATCCACTAATCAAGGTGAAAAAATAGTCATCGAAATTAGTGATACGGGTTATGGTATTCCCCCCGAAGATCAAAAACATATCTTTGAACGTCATTATCGAGGAGTGCAGGAAAATAGCGACATTTATGGCACAGGTTTAGGATTAGCTATTGTGAAGGAATTATGTGATAAAATGTCCATCGACATAGAAATTTTTAGTCCTTCTTTTTGGATCAAAAATCAACAGTTAAACGGTACTACTTTTTCTTTATTTATTCCCATAGCATCATAGTTTTTTCTATTAATACAAGGTTGAAAATTTCCTCTTTTTAGCAATCTCAAATATTATCTTTTTCCTGTTACCTACCTAACCCCTAAATATTTATGGGTTTGTAAACTTAAACGCCATGAAGGATTATCCTTAATATAATCAAAAATTAATCCTTGAGCATCAGGGCTATTCCATTCTGGTTGTAAATACTTAATGGTATGACTAGAAACCTTTTCACCTTCAGATAAAGCCCATAGAAAGTCTTTCTCATTACCAATAACAACCTTTAATTCACTGGCATGACGATAAATAGTTTCATGGGGTGTCTTATAAGGTTTGGGGGAAAATGTCACCCAATCAAAAACCCCAGAAAAAGGGTGAGCCCCTGATGTTTCTAAATGAATATTTTTACCTGTTTTTCTCAACTCTATTGTTAAGGGATTTAAGTTATGTAATAAAGGTTCTCCTCCTGTAATTATAATAATATTAGTCTTAATTTTTTCTACTTTTTTAATAATTTCTTCAACAGTAAATAAAGGATATTTTTTCATTGACCATGTTTCTTTTTGGTCACACCAAGGACAAAAAACATCACAACCTGCAAGGCGAATAAAAAAAGCATTAACTCCCGCAAAAAAACCTTCTCCTTGTACAGAATGAAAGGTTTCTACCACAGGATAAGTGTATAATAAATGAGAATTTTTTATATTTTTTGTATATTGTTCAGAAATAGTATTAGGCATTATCTATATTAATTAAATTGCAATATTTAATGGAGATTATTTTTTTTAATCATAAAAAAGTTTGTGTATAACTTAATTAGGTAACTTATTTTTTATAGATTCTAACTTAATAATTAATTGTTTTATTTTCTCCAAATCCTTTTGCCCCGGTTTAACTTCTACCTTGCTAGAAAGATCAATTCCATCACATTGAAGAGTATTAAAAGCAGTAATAACATTATCGGGGCTAACACCCCCAGCCACCAACCAAGGGCGAGAGGGGCGATAATCTCGTAACTCATCCCAATTAAAAGTTGTACCTGTGCCGCCATGGATGCCTTTTTGATAGGTATCAATTAAGAGAGTATCAACCACAGGGATATATTTTTCGGCCTCTTGTCGAGATTGGGCATCTTTATATCTAATAGCTTTAATTATCTCGATAGACGGTAGAATTATCCGTAATTGCTCACAAAAGGCAATATCTTCTTCTCCGTGGAGTTGTACCCCTGTTAATCTAGTTTCTCGGACTATATCAACAATTTTGCTGACGGAGGCATTGACAAATACGCCGATGGTGCTAATTTGAGGGGGGAGCTTTTCAACGATCGCCCTTATACTAAAAGGAGGAATATAACGGGGAGAATCTTTTACACAGATAAAACCGATGGTATCAACTCCCATAGATGCGATCGCCCTTGCCTCCTCAACATTAGTCAAACCACAGATTTTTATGCGCATGATTCTGGCCAATAATATAAATAGTAAAAGTTAATAAAAAAAGATTAATTAAAGTTAAGTAAATCAGCAAAAAACTATTGAAAAGAGTAAAATAACCAAAATAGTTAACATATCAAATTTATCATAAAAATGAATTTAATTGCTGTTTCTTCTCTAATAGCCCAAGTACCTCAAACCGTAGAATGGAATTTTCAAGTAGCCCTAGTAATGATTTCGGCTAACCTATTAGCGGTATTTATCGGACGTTTTGCCATCCAAAAAGCAGGGGTAGGGCCTGATTTACCCCTTCCCAAACCAGCCATTTGGAAAAAATTTGGACTTCCCGAATTATTGGCTACTGCTAGTTTAGGACATATACTAGGAGCAGGATTTATCCTCGGTTTATCCAACGCAGGATTACTATAATTACCCATAATAAAGGTTAAGTGTTAGGTAAAATCAGACAAAATACCATTTTTCAGCTAAAATAAACTTGTTAAAATAACTGTTATTGATTTATCCTTTTTTTGGTATCAAACTCACCGTAAATAATCAATTTGCATCCTACGCCCAAAATAATCCAAGCGTAGAGTTACCCCAAGTAACCGCAAAGCATGTTATCAATGATGAGATGTAAGCCAAAGTTAAACATTGTGCTAAAATCGTGGGAAAGGTTTTTAACCGATACTTCGACAACACTAAGTACAAGTGTAACCATAGACAAAAAAAGTAAAATTCAACCTTTTTTACTAACAGTCCGTGGTATTGGCGGTAGGGCATATCGCATCAGCTTCACTCCATAAAAAGTAATCCTTTTAAACGGTATTGCTCTATGAAGGAAGAATCCCCCGTTAACCCTTGTGGTGTAATAGTGGGAATTGTCAAAACTATACAAAATATCTATCCAGATGGAATGTTGGTGATTACCTTAACTCTTTTGCACCCCCTCAAATCTACCCCTGTTCAAAAATGGAATTTTGAACCTAACAAGGTGATCAGAATTGGCAGGGCTAATGATAATGATGTAGTATTGTATAGTGCCGTAGTTTCCCGTCATCATCTGGAAATCCGCCCCCATAAAGATGACTGGGCTTTAATAAGTCTAGGCTCTAATGGTACATTTGTAAATGGACGAAAAATTAATAAGGTTTTAGTAAAGGACGGTATGGTTATCCGTTTAGCTAGTTCAGGTCCTAAAATATTAATTCAACTAGGCTCTGATGATCAAGCTGTCAGTGCTAGTCGTGGTAAAAATGTCTCTGCTAAACCCATCAGTAGCAAGGATATTTCCAAGGAAACGGTTATTAATTAACCTGATTAACAACTCATCTGCCCTTATGGCAAAATGAGCTACACCCAATCTGATTTAGAAAATATATTACCAATGCCCTTGCAATGAATTACAAGGCTAACAGTTTATGGTTCAATAAATTGAACTATTATCACCCTTACTCCCCTACTGCCCATCATCCCTAATCCCTTTTCTGGTTAATTCTTCTAAATCCTTATCCGAAGGCATTAACCCACTACCTAAAATTCCTAACCATAATAAATATTCTACATTTCCCGCCGGCCCTTGAATCGGTGAAGGTATTAACCCCTTATATTTCCATCCTATATTAGTAGCACAATGAAGGATAGAGGCGATCGCCTCTGCTTGTAAACGATAATCCCTAACTACTCCCTTCTTACCAACCTTACCCTTACCCACCTCAAATTGAGGCTTAACCAACAAAACCACCTCCTTAGGATTAACCAATAAATCCCAAAGGGTAGGTAACACCTTCGTCAAAGAAATAAAAGATAAATCCATCACCCCCAAATCAGGAGGCTCTTTACCCTGATATAAATCATCATAGGTAAGATAGCGAAAATTTGTCCTCTCCCGTAACTCCAAACGCTCATCTTGACGAATTTTCCACGCCACCTGCCCATAACCCACATCAACGCCATAGACTTTTTTAGCCCCCCGTTGCAAAAGGCAATCGGTAAAGCCCCCCGTAGAAATACCCCCATCAAGACAAATTCTATTTTCCACATCAATAGAGAAATATTCCAACGCCTTAACCAACTTTTCCCCACCCCTAGAAACAAAAGGAGGTTCGGCTTTTACCTCAATGGGGCTATCCACATTGATTAAAGTACCAGGCTTATCAACAATTTGCCCCTTAACCTTAACCTTTCCTGCCCTGATGATTTTTTGTGCCAGGGCGCGGGAAGTGCATAACCCCTGATTGGTTAATAGTGTATCTAATCTTTCTTTCGACAATGGTTTTTTTATTCCTAAAGAGTACCCCAATTATTTTAAACCATGGGGCAACTAGATCAAAGTTAACCTTAACTGCCAAAATTAATAAATCCAGAGGTTTCCCCATCAGGTTGATAAAGATTGACATAATTCCAATAATTACCAAATACTGTCTCCACATAACCCTTAGTTTCAGGGAAAGGAATATCCTCCACAAATTGATCAAAATCACTCAAGTCAAACCTTTCTATCCAGCTATCCACATTACTAGGGCCGGCGTTGTAACTGGCGATCGCTAATAGGGAATTATTGTCATAATTACGGTGAGTATAATCAAGATACCATGTACCCAAATTAATATTATCATCAGGATCAGTAAGAGAATATTCTTCCAACTCAATTTGAGGGGCAATCCATTCCCCCGTCTCAGGCATTACCTGCATTAAACCAG
It includes:
- a CDS encoding phosphoribosylanthranilate isomerase, yielding MRIKICGLTNVEEARAIASMGVDTIGFICVKDSPRYIPPFSIRAIVEKLPPQISTIGVFVNASVSKIVDIVRETRLTGVQLHGEEDIAFCEQLRIILPSIEIIKAIRYKDAQSRQEAEKYIPVVDTLLIDTYQKGIHGGTGTTFNWDELRDYRPSRPWLVAGGVSPDNVITAFNTLQCDGIDLSSKVEVKPGQKDLEKIKQLIIKLESIKNKLPN
- a CDS encoding FHA domain-containing protein, which codes for MLVITLTLLHPLKSTPVQKWNFEPNKVIRIGRANDNDVVLYSAVVSRHHLEIRPHKDDWALISLGSNGTFVNGRKINKVLVKDGMVIRLASSGPKILIQLGSDDQAVSASRGKNVSAKPISSKDISKETVIN
- a CDS encoding MASE1 domain-containing protein, producing MKLLFSPIRKYDFNPFHVPWWKQIIVAISYFLTSLISISFTTYPNTGSTPIWIPGGIAVGLVFLWGYSTWLGVFAGILMTQISIFQGWQNWSSFILVICITVVTSLGKILASLCSESENQNIFPQSDNRYFLHNVKNTAQFILFGCFISHLPVAIICACVVCGFGRATWDLFLEIALTWWLSDSFGILIFTPLIVAWQKQINVFIKSIKKQWLNTFIVSVLVFVIHHAIINTSYDIQFLYIPLVVWVVFKFQELGASLIVLVITINLMLATIAQTTSFAMESARDSLLILQSFIACIAMTTLLLGAVLRENGYHKQQLIKLNQDLSNKNKLLEELNRQKDLQSEAKEKILTEYNTLLKKQLTLAKAKEEAETLTKQNNQFFAKVSSDFIKPINDLMGMIDILANTKLNPLQEKCLKIIQKTSATLLKAINDVFNVSSIDLGNLSLQEEELQIDDVINSVNLLLGKQDKTLENKIYFSVPKDLPFFMGDGARIRQIFLNILSNGFCNESNSIFIDVQKANDLAENNLPKNKLYLLFKITNDVVKNNLNINSFSNNITQINKEIVKGDRTVPLRERTEEIFTNQSDNQELELFIAKKIIKTMGGKIWIENKGKIEGNPPSKWNPSSSRSIYSVYFTLELSPIIKLANEEKSGDIINKSSSLKILIAEDNPINQKIIIYSLKKLGYKAEIVTNGSQILEKVKNKKYDVIFLDIKMPILDGIETVKQLRKLYHNKHYIIALDPSREEEKDKYLSLGFNNFLSKPIDIEKLSEIITKCD
- a CDS encoding sensor histidine kinase; the encoded protein is MAEYEGFFVSKEFISLCESQLILLAQNLAVQESAIYLTEKVKSDEPRLIPVIVYPFSRDEDSNDLLLLPESEDGADFEFNLMEESDSDLNNIINYIPDSASPYQLLLPLIHDDSMVGLLATNRGTKPWGKREVLQVKEVAQTIIFARLLDQKQQISEQQLKAYQQLQNLQNDHLDDFFHQLRNPLTAIRTFGKLLIKRLVGNDRNYTIAQSIVREGDRLLDLIEDFSEDWKVVNNSPHPSLKEGQSTSFFLTENIQKLEKIDLKQLIQPLITGIDSIAQDRNITFMIDIDDNLPAVSSNPKALTEILNNLLDNAVKYTPEGGKICLEIVKQKSTNQGEKIVIEISDTGYGIPPEDQKHIFERHYRGVQENSDIYGTGLGLAIVKELCDKMSIDIEIFSPSFWIKNQQLNGTTFSLFIPIAS
- the psaK gene encoding photosystem I reaction center subunit PsaK, producing the protein MNLIAVSSLIAQVPQTVEWNFQVALVMISANLLAVFIGRFAIQKAGVGPDLPLPKPAIWKKFGLPELLATASLGHILGAGFILGLSNAGLL
- a CDS encoding 7-carboxy-7-deazaguanine synthase QueE, with the protein product MPNTISEQYTKNIKNSHLLYTYPVVETFHSVQGEGFFAGVNAFFIRLAGCDVFCPWCDQKETWSMKKYPLFTVEEIIKKVEKIKTNIIIITGGEPLLHNLNPLTIELRKTGKNIHLETSGAHPFSGVFDWVTFSPKPYKTPHETIYRHASELKVVIGNEKDFLWALSEGEKVSSHTIKYLQPEWNSPDAQGLIFDYIKDNPSWRLSLQTHKYLGVR